CACCATGGCTGTGTTATTTGTAACATTGTACTGTACTTGTGgaacataaaaattatacttttttatttcagccACTATATTTTTCTCTAAAAACCAAAAGGGTGAAATTATCAAAccaaatttttgagaaaattagtGATTTACAGAGAACCAAAAGCGTATACCTCTCGATGGGATACCCTCAaagaataaatctgaataaaCTCACAAGCTGGTGACTAGAGCCTCAGCAAGGGCGTAGACGTTGTGAAGGTTATAATGGGCAATTCCTCTCTGGTTTTTTGGCTGACATGCAGAGAGTATGTGTGGAAAGGTAGCATCCGCTATGGCGGGCGTGAATGGGGGTATTCTAGTGATACATTGGGACAACTCCTCCCGGAATCATTCAGGAAGTTGGTTGGGTCATTCATGTCCTAGGGACCAAGCATGTCAatagctaaatataaaatatcattttaagaTTAAGATTATATTATCACCTTgacgttaaataaaataatctgaatacAACAAACCTACtctgttatattgtttatttttacatttagttaaGAAATTGTGACAcagaaaacttttattaaaaacattttttcaggtgaacaaaatattatatacaatatatttgacTCTGCTTTtcataaatcttattattttataccttGATGGGTGTAATTAGAATGCTGAATCCCACAGTTTAATCTTACACTATTGCAATTATAAACAGatctatgattttttaaattcaacaaaaaataaaacgtaataatattactattgtattttagTACACATAAATGGCTAGCAAATCCTGGAAATAgctattaagaaattataaaactagacagtaaaaaaaataaaaaaagtctagaagaaataactgtcataaaaaagaatgcaaaataaaaacacaggagagtgataaaaaaatacagttactTTTGTAGAAAAacttcagttttattaaatttaagaacacAAAATTTAGGGTTATTTcagatacaacatttttattgtaatacctCTTATAGTTATGGAACTCTTCatgtgaaagattttattatatcttactgtcttaattataatcaaatataaataattctttgcgaaacaaaattaaaatttgtttttgataggAACGTTTATGAAGAAGATAACAGGATGTTTGAAAATTTGCCATTTTGcagtaatacaaaatttagtaTCTGCAATCTTATCgattcctcaggtggataactaactaCATTCTgcttttaaaatgaacaaataatattaatattgttcataatttttgtacactgaaaaaatatgaacaaatatttgtttgtataaaaaaatatataaatatagcaaaTATAAACAAACTCCTACTACTTTCAAAAGATGtaataaaaagtcattttttaTCCAATTAACAATAACTATAGAAAACCAGATTTTGTTCATTACAGAGGGAAAAAGCCGGCTTTCAACAAGAGAGTTTTGGTACAATAGGAAGATCAGACTACCAAGTTAGAACGTTATTCCTCTCCTTGACGTGGAcacaataaaatgaacaaaagttGAATATTATTTCTCACTGGATACTGTCAACTGAAGAGAGAGTTCTCTGTTGTTTGGTCTTCTGGTCAAGATTGGATAGTTAtgtaagaaaactatttaaatttagctTCCACTTACAAGCCCAGTTCCATCAAAAGCAAATATTTCATGTAGACGACGTAACTGTGTTAACCAGTAATCCACAGCAGATCTCTTGAAGAAGTCGACATAAACTGTGTATTTCTTGTTCCACACCTGTACAAACATGGATAAACATAAGAAGTGGTTCTAGACAACAGATGGTTGGTGGGATGGGGGTTGAAGAGTATACAGagagtgattttttttttgaGAAGGGACCGAGCCAGTATTGATAAACTGAGTATTGATAAACTGACGATATACTGATAAACAGTGTATCCAAAGTCTGACATTTTAGACTGTGTGGTCATCAGGTTTCAGTCGggaatataaataacttaaataatttatagaaatgtaGAAATAATCTAtgttaagcttttaaaaaatacttcttaaaaattacaattacggTTACTTTTGATACTcatttattaaaagtaacttCTGTTTTAATGCCAGACATGAACAACATTACATTATGAGAAGTGccacattattttttttgttaatgtgtGAGAAATACCACCGATTTTTGGCCAAAAATACAAGAATTTGGgggaaaatgtataaaaatattatttttgaataagaaATCTAAACCTGTTTGTCTGgtttaaacattaatacattatgCATTGGAATATTTATAGaatctaatacaaaaatattttttaacataaggCTTTTCTGACTACATATAATTTTTACCCaggaaaaaactataaaaattgagtttgagttgaattaattgttttttcaaagtAGACTATCTcagattaaattttgtatgtggTAGAGCATTAAAAGGCATACCCTAAGtcatataaaaatgtagtatttcggaaatataaagtgaaaaactagcaattttttatttcctgtagAACTTTTAGTAAAATCACAGAGTTTTAGTAAAAGAATTATGATAACTTTACTTATGAAAATGAATAAGTAGTGATTGTCTTATTGTGATCTTTACAAGATGGTGTACATGAaataacattaagaaataaacatcaattcaatatataatttactatatgaaaaaatcaaaattgaagtTTCAAACTTAATAAAGACTTTAAGAAAAGAcaccttactttaatttttaacaattttcttatCTATAGAGCAGATCATTACAAATCAATATTGACATcaataatataaacttacaaaatgtaaattccaaatttatttaaaaattaaaatgttggtaagagtttgagaaataataaagttttatcaaaCCCTCAGATATTACAAGAGCAAACTAGGAAACCCAAAATGGCTAATTAGgactttttttctaaaaatacttaTTCCAAAAGGCTCGTAGTGCAACTTTAGGCACTACTCACGCAAATATACTGAGTCACTTAAAATGACATCTCGAGTATTTTAGCGCATTTTCACCCAGGTTGCATTACGAGGCAATAAAATAGCgatttaaacataaacaaaaccaCACACAAAATAATAGGAACTTTATGATACCTTACAGAAATTTGTCTGAAAAGACATAAAAAAATGGATATTGAATAGTACCAAACCCAAtattgaaatagtaaaaaatttacacATCTTGAATTCCAGTGATAACTAATGATCCATGTTGGCAACCAAGggcaattttttaaacttaatgttcATAGCCAAACAATCATTCACTTAAAATAATACCCATCAACAACCAGACTAAAATATAGGAAATCCACAAAGGATATAGTTGGggtgaataataatattatatataacaaacaataataaaattttaatatttaagaaccaTGGTCATTTGAGAGATATACCTAAATCATGCAAGGCGAGAAAGAGAGAAAAGATATTAAagtaagataaatataatttagcacaaaacattttatacctAATGAATACAATTTATCATTGTGTTCAAACCCAAAGGGCACCTTAGAtgtgcttgttctaaattttcgaacaaaattttgttcaattcttCAGGTACTTTGGACAATACCTTCCAGTGAATATACTAATGCTCTCAAAATTTTGTTGATGgccttaatgtaatattttcaatttttgcttTTTCTTAGATTATTTGGGTTTACTGCAGCAGATGTGTTATGAAAAAACACTCAACaaacgattttaattttttgtgttatttatacagaaattaatttaaactatgcttataaaaagttattagatTTGATAAAATTGTGGGGAATATTTTTCTCATGAACATATAAGGTACACGATAGATACAAAGTCAAGTGGAAACCGACCGAAAactatttgaaactttttatttattatttcgtagCTCGCATTCGTATTCAAGCGAAGAGGCATTATTCATCACAAAACATGTATTTGAGAAAACTGTTTAGCACCATCCCCGTGCTTTCCCGTCACTTGGACTTTTTTCATTGTgtggaaatatatatattgatgactttatttacaataattattatatattatatatatatattattatattattctatatttctatatattaatcGAATATTTGAATTCAAgatgatataatatttacaattgtggACGCCTATATATGATATTGGTTGtactataattatttgtattgtaatatattttttagaaactggaattaaatatatataaattatatgactaTAAGAATTGGAAATATGtatcaataatatgaaaaataagattCATATTCGCggatgattttattatatatatttatttgttatcttatttctgcaggaagaatatttattcatattaatatgaTACTACTTTTATGATAATGATGATGGAATATGTtaggatatattattattaaaatgatcgAATATActaaatagataaatttattatcatgATATATTATATAGCCTTAAAAGTTAACTTAGATTAATATATATCTATGGAAATTATCGggattatttaaaactattgatcAATATTCTAGTCCCAGGGTTAAGTAAAAATTGTAGTGAATTGTACAAATGCATGAAGtgatgaaacagtttttaaaaatacacttaaaatatcaactaaacattaacaaaaaaatataatagttattaaaaagttttgaaatttgaaataatgcttggtgaaattaaatttttttttttaaaactattcttagATTATTTAGTAAACATAACCATATTGCTTagttacatttgtttatattataagaatacaCACAGATACAAAACActaaattaacaatgaaatttttgGGGGCAAAAAGGTCTTATCATATGTTTTTTACATTACCTTTCCCTCATAAAAAGGGGCGGGTCAGCCAGAATATGTCTGAGGACGATAGACACTGTTTGAGCTTATTCCCTCAATCGCTTAAGGAAAGGTACGTGCCTGGGAGCTCTCCTGTACATCTATTCCTGGGATTCTATCTTCACCATGTAGTGGCATCCCTTCCTTCAACAGCATATAAAATACCTCAACTTGATTTATATTCTACAAGTATTTTAAATGTCACTTTTTGCAAAGCTACTGAAacgaatattaacaaaaaaatgtattatatactgaaaattttgtatgtcatttatattatatatatgtatgtattaataaatatattttccttgaaTCAGGAGAGATGGCAAAGAAGAGTCAGAATTGgacatgaaaaaatattaagatcGGAGTAAAATGGAAATTAGCATAAACATAGAGTAACTTTTTAGATAGTTTCGTGGTCACAAAGAAGACAAACTCAATgatggcgtcggaaatataattcacttgaaccatacaggtgcaaaacctacaaaattgtgtgcgaaaccgtggataactgctagtttttttatattttaaaaatttggtgtaaaacaaattaacaaaatagttgTAAAAGTCTATTGTTTGTGGTTAAGTACAAAACGTTTTTCCtgaaacagtatttatttttaattgtattttgtccTCTAGTTTATTCAAAgagatttttttatcatttgattATTTCTACAGTGTTGAagacatttttttcttataaaatcattataactTTGGTAAAAACGGATTGGATTTTTTGGCATGGAAAATCTGAGAACTCCTTGTTCCTAGGTTAAGGTCCATGACTTGGGTGTGATTTCAAAAgttacaactttaaaatctcttttaaatattcataaatcagATAAACACATTGCTACGAAATTTTAATgcatataatgaaacaaaaaaacaactaaaaaactgttattacaaaCCTTGTGAAGCATATCAACGAAGTCTGGTAGTCCGTTGAAACTTTCATTGTCATAAGTGAAATCATTATTGTTTTTCATGTAATCTCGATCATTCCATTGAGTGTCCTGTAACAGAGTAGTTTCTTCATCATTAAACAATAAGTGCCAGGAAACTTATACAAGTTGTCATAAGAAAAGATGTTGAGGTAAGTTTGCGACAATGTTTTTCCAAATGATGGATTAGTACACCTTTCCAAGTTACTGGTAAGGATGCAATAACTACATTTTTGTGGTATAGCAGTTACTAATTCCACATGTTGAATGTACAATATAACATAGAAgcacaatagtttaaaactaaactttatttgcTCTTCTGTTGGTATGGTATCCTCAGAAACCAATCAAAACCTGTTTTCCCAGACATCCAGCAAAGCATTCATGTAACCAAAGCTGATTTTCCCTGATATGTGATCCATATTCAAAGTCCGATATCCAATTTTCATTGAGGAAAGGTTATAGTAAGAAGGaaaaaggttttagtaaaaaaaatattcctgCCAAATTGCAgcaccattaaaaaaaaacttaaattcttagttaaaacttttcaaggaataataaaaacattaaacaagagAATAACAAGGCCATTGAGAACATACTGAAAAtactatttcttattttaatccaATGACAAATATCCTGAATTATAGGATCGTTTAAGGGagcaccctgtatataaatatatatatatatactatatatatatattaagcttGCACATgcgtgaacacacacacacacacacacacacaagctgTTATCTATCTCTAATTTGTGAAACCATAGAGCTGTCAATTACACAGCTTTCTACTATTGACTTAACAGAAGAGGATGGAAGACTTACAAAAAGGTATTTTGGGCATCCCTGGTGCGAAGCCACACTTTTTTAGTCTCATTGAGTGTTTTAATACCCAGACCtacaaaaagaaaacatgtatttctaaaagtacaaaaatatatttttatctcaattttaaagataataagaataatattacaaaaattcatatttcttAGATAACAATGtccatttttatgttttagtataaaagaaaatgtgataaaaaaagtataattacagAACACATTTAAGTGATCTTTTCCAAATTCCTTTAtagaaatatgtttgaaaaacaatCAAAAACCAAATCTTTTTGCATATACAGAGTGTTTTATGTAAGGTGTCTCAAATCGATTGTGTGAAAGCAGATTAATGTAGAATAGTGGAATGAATGGTTTCCGTCTAAGGGTTTAATAAGCTGGGGATGAACATTTCCTTAGCAAAAATGCTATAAACTCTTCATAATTGTCAGCAAACATACTTGTCCCTGTAGCATTTATTATATAGCATTGTTGTTTAGCAGGGATTCAAATAATACGTATAGAAAAACAGTCCGAAGTTCTCTAATATTTTAGCCTccagaaccaatatttacattaattaaaatactgcTGATAAAATATTTCGAatctcaataattaaaatatgagatttttgtgacaaagtttgattaaaaacagttttagcagcaaagtaacatttttaaattattgtaaaaatttacataaaaatgaaaagttttctctcaatataaaatacaaaacaatgaagtagtttggagatttttctttttactaaacAAGTTACTGTTAACATCAGTTTATCTTTGGAAAACTAATTAGGCCCTACCTTAAGTTCTGACCTcattcataaataacataaaagCACAAATCGTATagcaatgttttgttttcttaaactcCAATGTTTATATCTCATTGAAAAGTATTCTTTTCTATTAAGACCttcaatcattaaaaaattgctaaaattcGTTGTACTTAACCTTTTATGAATGCCTGTCATTTCAAATCAAATCTGACTATAACATAACCTTAAAAAATCTTCAGTGTTTGTTACAGCCGTAAAGACACAATTTTCACCAAACGTACAATGTTCGTTTTGGTATGTAAATGGAATGTATGATATAGAACCAAGCATGGCAGTTTGTTGGACACTACTCTTGCAATCAAAAGTATAAATAACCGAGGTTCGAATGTTAACCATAAACTATTTAGTAGAGGAAAAATTATGGGAGTTACTTTAGCTCGTTTATTTCTGCAACTAGACATAAGgcaaattgttttacaaaacaataaattcaagtgtgaattaaaaagataaaaggtACTATTTTGTAGTGATTTTCAACCAAACTTtaactttgaacattcataactcaGAACCTAGTAATACTATTAAGACCAAACTTTTATACAAGATGAACACAAGTGTACTGATTTtgagtatataattttagaattacatAGACAAAAGTTGTTGTTAAATAagcattttaacttttattctcaACCAGGCGtggttaaaaaattcataactggTCACATTATGgagcttttgaaatttttattttaaaggccatttattgtaaacataatttaaagttataatttataataccgatttaattaaacagatttttgttaatttaccatGACCGGCAACCTGCTCGTTGGAATGCGCAAACCACCAGACTGCTGAGGGTGGTGTTGCTACAATCATGCGTGGCCTGTTCGTATCCTTGACTGCAAGAGGAAgtctactaaattaaattttgttttaatatatttgaccaTTTCCCATCATCTTTCTTATGTGGGCTTTGGACCTCCAATGGCAGATTTaacaaattgataattaattttcaaaattgcagtTTGATAGTGCCAAAAACCAGTACTTTTTTCATGTTTACAGACACAACAATTGGTTACTGATTGTAAAAAGTTTGCTTTATGTGTCTAGATATAGAAATAAACAAGCTCAATTTTAATGTTACTTCCCCATAATTTTAGCTTATTAGTTAATTTGTAGTTAATGTTCAAGCGTATACAAGCGTTTTGAACCAGACAGTTCATTGGTAGCGGTGTGGACAtctaatactttatatacattacattaaaagtgATGACAAAATATATGATCTTATAGCatcattgaataaaaatatttttaacatcgtaagcttatttacaaaatacaatatactttttgCGGTTAGTTGTTCTTTCTCGCTTTCTTCTCAATTTTGCAAGAGCTTTTCTAAACAGTGTCGCATTGTCTCAGCTCGTTTCACAAAATATGACAAATGCAATCACAGCTTAAACTTTGGCTTCTCCACAATTAAATACTAGAGAACagtcctaaaaatattttcatgtaattgtTAAGTTTTGCTACAAACGTTTTTGGAATAATACTACAAAAAATCACTCTTTAGCACTTTTAgctaatactaaaaatataccaCAGAATAAAAGTGTGacagttaaaatttgtttccCCAATGTAACGAATGTGTAAAGCACAACATTACCTGGAGAGGTGGAAGCCCAAGCTCCAGTAAGGGGGTAGGAAAGGGCGCCCCACAAGTGAAGTGAACTGTCTGATCACATCTGAAGGTGAAGGGCCCAGAAAGATGTAGAAGTCCAGAAGACCCCCAATAGTACGATACGTGATGCCAGGAGCAGGAGTCAAATCAATATCTGTAACA
The Homalodisca vitripennis isolate AUS2020 unplaced genomic scaffold, UT_GWSS_2.1 ScUCBcl_6857;HRSCAF=14266, whole genome shotgun sequence genome window above contains:
- the LOC124373968 gene encoding lysosomal alpha-glucosidase-like, encoding LILKILVDLFSLTSCWKYLLVYQSHHIYGLGQQRNDFKLDMNWKKITLFNHDQHPKTGTNLYGSHPFYLAMEESGDSSGVMLLNSNAMDIDLTPAPGITYRTIGGLLDFYIFLGPSPSDVIRQFTSLVGRPFLPPYWSLGFHLSSQGYEQATHDCSNTTLSSLVDTQWNDRDYMKNNNDFTYDNESFNGLPDFVDMLHKVWNKKYTVYVDFFKRSAVDYWLTQLRRLHEIFAFDGTGLDMNDPTNFLNDSGRSCPNVSLEYPHSRPP